A single genomic interval of Hevea brasiliensis isolate MT/VB/25A 57/8 chromosome 4, ASM3005281v1, whole genome shotgun sequence harbors:
- the LOC131179466 gene encoding uncharacterized protein LOC131179466 → MKEESGQGRLVHRAEGKRPKVSRAGQVQTKAQFTQRGGQSRALVGSSPGTVVGGSASIPLCIHYERRHRGECRLLTGGCFRCGATDHFLRDCPHRSVSTAPPPTERSVPAVQRGRRPARPEVMGTSQRPASETIERPEARVAPRVYAMRAQEEPELADIARGIFLIIKF, encoded by the coding sequence ATGAAAGAGGAGTCTGGACAAGGTCGCCTAGTACACCGGGCCGAGGGTAAGAGGCCCAAGGTTTCCCGGGCAGGCCAGGTGCAGACAAAGGCCCAGTTTACTCAAAGAGGAGGACAGTCCAGAGCGTTAGTGGGGAGTTCTCCTGGCACAGTGGTAGGGGGATCTGCCTCCATACCATTATGCATCCACTATGAGAGGAGGCACCGAGGAGAGTGCCGACTGTTGACTGGGGGATGTTTCCGATGCGGAGCTACAGACCATTTTCTACGAGATTGTCCCCATAGGAGTGTTTCCACTGCCCCACCACCGACTGAGAGATCTGTCCCTGCAGTTCAGAGGGGTAGACGACCTGCGAGACCAGAGGTGATGGGTACCTCACAGAGACCAGCTTCTGAAACGATTGAGCGACCCGAGGCTCGAGTAGCACCTCGTGTGTATGCTATGAGGGCACAGGAGGAGCCAGAGCTGGCAGACATTGCTAGAGGTATATTTctcattataaaattttag